The following coding sequences are from one Triticum aestivum cultivar Chinese Spring chromosome 5A, IWGSC CS RefSeq v2.1, whole genome shotgun sequence window:
- the LOC123108277 gene encoding uncharacterized protein → MKATTPRGGGVETAKPKKRKKAGAGGFIFGCGGSKSVAVVADNLSTMALAKSSSSSSSAAAMAKPAPAAKPTALACQDAEGAPSVDALLGQLRELERGVRALGVRAREEDGVAQACRCSAGPPRHRRDAWGGGRGRLEEESVAVVTETEDPLGEFRRSMAEMVVENGITGGAELRELLQRFLSLNSARHHHLILRAFADVWEELFAGDPTQMLKQKQKRPAVSPAGHSARASS, encoded by the coding sequence ATGAAAGCGACGACACCTcgcggcggcggcgtggagacTGCCAAGcccaagaagaggaagaaggccgGCGCGGGTGGGTTCATCTTTGGCTGCGGCGGCTCCAAGTCGGTGGCCGTCGTCGCAGACAATCTCTCCACGATGGCACTGGccaagtcgtcgtcgtcgtcgtcgagcgCCGCAGCAATGGCGAAGCCAGCCCCGGCAGCGAAACCGACGGCGCTGGCCTGCCAGGACGCCGAGGGCGCGCCGAGCGTGGACGCGCTCCTGGGCCAGCTCCGCGAGCTGGAGCGCGGCGTGCGCGCGCTGGGCGTCCGCGCCCGGGAGGAGGACGGCGTGGCGCAGGCGTGCCGGTGCAGCGCGGGGCCGCCGCGGCACCGGCGGGACGCGTGGGGAGGCGGGCgcgggcggctggaggaggagagCGTGGCGGTGGTGACGGAGACGGAGGACCCGCTGGGCGAGTTCCGGCGGTCCATGGCGGAGATGGTGGTGGAGAACGGGATCACGGGTGGCGCGGAGCTGCGGGAGCTGCTGCAGCGGTTCCTGTCGCTCAACTCGGCGCGCCACCACCACCTCATCCTCCGCGCCTTCGCCGACGTATGGGAGGAGCTCTTCGCCGGCGACCCCACGCAGATgctgaagcagaagcagaagcgtCCTGCTGTCTCCCCTGCCGGCCACAGCGCCCGGGCGAGCAGCTAG